Proteins from a genomic interval of Acomys russatus chromosome 19, mAcoRus1.1, whole genome shotgun sequence:
- the Rps19 gene encoding 40S ribosomal protein S19 translates to MPGVTVKDVNQQEFVRALAAFLKKSGKLKVPEWVDTVKLAKHKELAPYDENWFYTRAASTARHLYLRGGAGVGSMTKIYGGRQRNGVRPSHFSRGSKSVARRVLQALEGLKMVEKDQDGGRKLTPQGQRDLDRIAGQVAAANKKH, encoded by the exons ATGCCTGGAGTTACTGTAAAAGACGTTAACCAGCAGGAGTTCGTCAGAGCTCTGGCAGCCTTCCTCAAGAA GTCCGGGAAGCTGAAAGTCCCCGAATGGGTGGACACAGTCAAGCTGGCCAAACATAAAGAGCTTGCTCCCTATGATGAGAACTGGTTCTACACACGAGCTG CTTCCACAGCACGGCACCTGTACCTCCGCGGTGGTGCAGGGGTTGGTTCCATGACCAAGATCTATGGAGGACGGCAGAGAAACGGTGTCAGGCCCAGCCACTTCAGCAGAGGCTCCAAGAGTGTGGCCCGCCGGGTCCTCCAAGCCCTGGAGGGGCTGAAAATGGTGGAAAAGGACCAAGATGG GGGCCGCAAGCTAACACCTCAGGGACAGAGAGATCTGGACAGGATTGCTGGACAG GTGGCAGCTGCCAACAAGAAGCATTAG
- the Cd79a gene encoding B-cell antigen receptor complex-associated protein alpha chain isoform X1, which yields MPGGLGVLTALPLFLLFLSEACLGPGCQALMAERDPPSMTVNVGDDARLTCPHHGENTDVTWWYILHANYSWPPKLLGPGLGPTGEWVISKVNKSHRGMYRCQAKKDNITRQSCGTYLRVRVPVPRPFLDMGEGTKNRIITAEGIILLFCAVVPGTLLLFRKRWQNEKFGMGLPDDYEDENLYEGLNLDDCSMYEDISRGLQGTYQDVGSLHIGDVQLEKP from the exons ATGCCAGGGGGTCTAGGAGTGCTCACAGCCttacctctcttcctcctcttcctgtccgAAGCCTGTCTGG GCCCTGGATGCCAGGCCCTGATGGCGGAAAGGGACCCACCCTCCATGACAGTGAACGTGGGTGATGATGCCCGCCTCACCTGCCCTCACCATGGCGAGAACACGGATGTCACATGGTGGTACATCCTTCACGCCAACTACTCATGGCCCCCGAAGTTGCTGGGTCCTGGCCTGGGCCCCACCGGCGAGTGGGTCATCTCCAAGGTGAACAAGAGCCATAGGGGCATGTACAGGTGCCAAGCGAAAAAAGACAACATCACAAGACAGTCCTGTGGCACTTACCTCCGAGTGCGGG TGCCAGTCCCTAGGCCCTTCCTGGACATGGGAGAAGGCACCAAGAACCGAATAATCACAGCGGAGGGCATCATTTTGCTATTCTGTGCAGTGGTTCCCGGAACGCTGTTGCTCTTCAGG AAGAGATGGCAGAACGAGAAGTTTGGGATGGGCCTACCAGATGACTACGAAGATGAAAATCTTTATGAG GGCCTGAATCTTGATGACTGCTCCATGTATGAGGACATCTCCAGGGGACTCCAGGGCACCTACCAGGACGTGGGCAGCCTCCACATTGGAGATGTCCAGCTGGAAAAGCCCTGA
- the Cd79a gene encoding B-cell antigen receptor complex-associated protein alpha chain isoform X2, which produces MPGGLGVLTALPLFLLFLSEACLGPGCQALMAERDPPSMTVNVGDDARLTCPHHGENTDVTWWYILHANYSWPPKLLGPGLGPTVPVPRPFLDMGEGTKNRIITAEGIILLFCAVVPGTLLLFRKRWQNEKFGMGLPDDYEDENLYEGLNLDDCSMYEDISRGLQGTYQDVGSLHIGDVQLEKP; this is translated from the exons ATGCCAGGGGGTCTAGGAGTGCTCACAGCCttacctctcttcctcctcttcctgtccgAAGCCTGTCTGG GCCCTGGATGCCAGGCCCTGATGGCGGAAAGGGACCCACCCTCCATGACAGTGAACGTGGGTGATGATGCCCGCCTCACCTGCCCTCACCATGGCGAGAACACGGATGTCACATGGTGGTACATCCTTCACGCCAACTACTCATGGCCCCCGAAGTTGCTGGGTCCTGGCCTGGGCCCCACCG TGCCAGTCCCTAGGCCCTTCCTGGACATGGGAGAAGGCACCAAGAACCGAATAATCACAGCGGAGGGCATCATTTTGCTATTCTGTGCAGTGGTTCCCGGAACGCTGTTGCTCTTCAGG AAGAGATGGCAGAACGAGAAGTTTGGGATGGGCCTACCAGATGACTACGAAGATGAAAATCTTTATGAG GGCCTGAATCTTGATGACTGCTCCATGTATGAGGACATCTCCAGGGGACTCCAGGGCACCTACCAGGACGTGGGCAGCCTCCACATTGGAGATGTCCAGCTGGAAAAGCCCTGA